Proteins from a single region of Enoplosus armatus isolate fEnoArm2 chromosome 6, fEnoArm2.hap1, whole genome shotgun sequence:
- the lrrc4.2 gene encoding leucine-rich repeat-containing protein 4.2 encodes MSPLGQVSVQPTWNAALLAVLSLMVPALSMCQSTGPALGSANPQNCPGVCSCTNQLGKVVCTRRGLIRVPPNIPANTRYLNLMENSIETIQADTFRHLHHLEVLQLGRNAIRQIEVGAFNGLTSLNTLELFDNRLTVIPSGAFEYLSKLRELWLRNNPIESIPSYAFNRVPSLMRLDLGELRKLEYISDGAFEGLQNLKYLNLGMCNLREFPHLLPLVGLEELEISENLFPELKPGAFHGLKNLRKLWIMNSAITTIERNAFDDITALVELNLAHNNLSSLPHNLFTPLQYLVELHLHHNPWRCDCDVVWLSWWLREYIPTNSTCCGRCHTPAHMRGRYLVEVDQTTFQCSAPFILDAPRDLNISAARVAELKCRTAAMSSVRWLLPNGTVLTHGSAHPRISVLNDGTLNFSNVLPSDTGVYTCMVSNMAGNSNASAYLNVSNAELNTSNLSYFTTVTVEVLEPTVEETPKPKPTIPASPSVFQPVFISTPTVLFHTQTPRQVSIPTARVPSGPAASLDEVMKTTKIIIGCFVAVTLLAAAMLIAFYKLRKRHQQRSTVAAARTIEIIQMEEEVPPVPPPTSGSSGSDDTGLVLPTLVEHNSNTFKPGYVSSSSSSRQGGYGAHWTQNNSLHRSVRQHHSHISTIADPYIIKTTHGKEKVQETQI; translated from the coding sequence ATGAGTCCTCTGGGCCAGGTTAGTGTGCAGCCTACCTGGAACGCAGCCCTGCTCGCCGTGCTCTCCCTCATGGTGCCTGCTCTCAGTATGTGCCAGTCCACAGGCCCTGCGTTGGGCTCGGCGAACCCACAGAACTGTCCAGGTGTGTGCTCCTGCACTAACCAGCTCGGCAAGGTGGTGTGTACCCGCCGAGGCCTGATTAGGGTTCCTCCGAACATCCCAGCCAACACCAGGTATCTGAATCTGATGGAAAACAGCATAGAGACCATACAGGCAGATACCTTCAGGCACTTGCATCACCTGGAGGTACTTCAGCTGGGCAGAAATGCTATCAGACAGATTGAAGTGGGGGCCTTCAACGGCCTGACCAGCCTCAATACCCTGGAGCTGTTCGACAACAGACTGACGGTCATACCCAGTGGAGCTTTTGAGTACCTGTCAAAGTTGAGAGAGTTGTGGCTTAGAAACAATCCCATTGAGAGCATCCCCTCTTATGCCTTCAACCGTGTCCCCTCCCTCATGAGACTGGATCTGGGAGAACTGAGGAAGTTGGAGTACATCTCTGATGGGGCATTCGAGGGCCTTCAAAACCTCAAGTACCTCAACTTGGGGATGTGCAACCTGAGGGAGTTTCCTCACCTTTTACCACTGGTGGGATTGGAGGAGCTAGAAATATCAGAGAATCTTTTCCCTGAACTGAAGCCTGGCGCCTTCCACGGACTTAAGAATTTACGTAAACTGTGGATTATGAACTCTGCTATCACTACCATTGAGAGGAATGcatttgatgacatcacagccTTGGTGGAGCTGAATTTAGCCCATAACAACCTGTCGTCCCTCCCCCATAACCTTTTCACCCCTCTACAGTACCTGGTGGAACTACACCTGCACCACAACCCTTGGCGATGTGACTGTGATGTAGTGTGGCTCTCCTGGTGGCTCAGAGAATACATTCCCACAAATTCCACCTGCTGTGGACGCTGCCACACCCCAGCCCACATGAGAGGGCGATACCTGGTGGAAGTTGATCAGACCACCTTTCAGTGTTCGGCACCATTCATACTCGATGCTCCTAGAGATCTCAACATCTCAGCAGCAAGGGTGGCAGAACTGAAGTGTCGCACAGCCGCCATGAGCTCAGTCCGATGGCTTCTCCCCAATGGGACTGTTTTGACCCATGGCTCGGCTCACCCACGGATATCTGTCCTTAACGACGGGACACTCAACTTCTCCAACGTTCTCCCGTCAGACACAGGGGTCTACACCTGCATGGTGAGCAACATGGCAGGAAATTCCAATGCCTCGGCCTACCTAAACGTCAGCAATGCTGAACTCAACACGTCTAATCTGTCCTACTTTACCACCGTAACAGTGGAAGTTTTGGAGCCCACAGTGGAGGAGACCCCTAAACCCAAGCCAACTATCCCTGCCTCGCCCTCTGTCTTTCAGCCTGTCTTTATCTCCACACCTACTGTGCTGTTCCACACTCAGACTCCAAGGCAGGTGTCAATCCCCACTGCCAGAGTCCCTAGTGGGCCAGCCGCCAGCCTGGATGAGGTGATGAAAACAACCAAAATCATCATtggctgttttgttgctgttacCTTGCTGGCAGCTGCCATGTTGATAGCATTCTATAAGTTGCGTAAGCGGCATCAACAGAGGAGCACGGTGGCAGCAGCCAGGACCATAGAAATCAtacagatggaggaagaagtTCCTCCTGTTCCACCACCCACCTCCGGATCTAGTGGCTCTGATGATACAGGGTTGGTACTGCCTACATTAGTGgaacacaacagcaacacctTTAAGCCTGGGTacgtgtcctcctcctcctcatcccgCCAAGGGGGCTACGGAGCCCACTGGACCCAGAACAACTCTCTTCATCGCTCAGTCAGACAGCATCACAGCCACATCAGCACCATTGCTGATCCCTACATCATTAAGACTACTCACGGCAAGGAGAAGGTTCAAGAGACCCAGATTTGA